A stretch of the Musa acuminata AAA Group cultivar baxijiao chromosome BXJ2-7, Cavendish_Baxijiao_AAA, whole genome shotgun sequence genome encodes the following:
- the LOC135616875 gene encoding monothiol glutaredoxin-S4, mitochondrial-like isoform X1, translated as MGRRCSSCLDCQDCYRGSCGQSFFRQMARLLSSMVLRAMTSSSNSTKVAFGSSYLKQMKYSTRGSADSGVNADLPTNSFASSGTYPTRITSDPDTHEDFQPTNKNIGISILDIVQQDVKENPVMIYMKGLPDAPRCGFSALAVKVLQQYGVPIRARDILGDLKLKESVKAYTNWPTFPQVFIKGEFVGGSDIVLNMHQKGELKDLLADITHNGNQGRE; from the exons ATGGGCAGAAGATG CTCAAGTTGTTTGGATTGTCAAGACTGTTATCGTGGGAGTTGTGGACAATCTTTCTTTAGGCAAATGGCAAGATTACTGTCAAGCATGGTCCTAAGGGCCATGACCAGTTCCTCTAACAGCACAAAG GTTGCATTTGGTTCATCCTATCTGAAACAGATGAAGTACTCAACCAGGGGAAGTGCTGATTCTGGTGTAAATGCAGATCTTCCCACCAACAGTTTTGCGTCTTCTGGCACATACCCAACAAGGATAACCAGTGATCCTGATACACACGAAGACTTTCAGCCAACAAACAAAAATATTGGCATCTCTATACTAGATATTGTGCAGCAG GATGTCAAGGAAAATCCAGTCATGATTTATATGAAGGGTCTGCCAGATGCCCCTCGCTGTGGATTCAGTGCATTGGCTGTGAAGGTCCTACAACAATATG GTGTCCCTATCAGGGCGAGAGATATTTTGGGAGATCTTAAGCTTAAAGAAAGTGTAAAAGCTTATAC CAATTGGCCAACATTTCCCCAAGTATTTATCAAAGGAGAGTTTGTAGGAGGATCTGACATTGTTCTTAATATGCATCAG AAAGGCGAACTCAAGGATTTGCTGGCAGACATCACTCATAATGGCAACCAAGGCAGGGAGTGA
- the LOC103990296 gene encoding uncharacterized protein LOC103990296 isoform X2 has product MRFKKGNKVEVWSPREVPSGSWRSADIISGNGHYYTVRYDGYPMDGSVAVDRVPRKAIRPCPPPAGTLEDSTSGDVVEVFDNNSWKLAEILVVVDKKYCSVRLLGSSREIRAHKSLLRRRLSWQDNKWVMIHKDSGVQNGAMLSSLSRGGKSSYHLPQSCVEIDNSAGKSLSPIENYDFPEKARRFLSRETKKRPFDIYFPAEKCNDVRRKTRATEKNGMDQRISTEHPIHCLEKGQSWRLLSFASLCL; this is encoded by the exons ATGAGATTCAAGAAGGGGAACAAGGTGGAGGTTTGGAGCCCGAGGGAGGTTCCGTCAGGCTCATGGCGGAGTGCCGACATCATCTCGGGCAATGGGCATTATTATACTGTGAGATATGATGGGTATCCGATGGACGGCAGTGTGGCAGTGGACAGAGTGCCAAGGAAAGCTATCAGACCCTGCCCTCCACCTGCCGGAACCCTGGAGGATTCAACATCTGGTGATGTTGTTGAAGTTTTCGACAACAATTCATGGAAGCTCGCTGAGatattggtagttgttgataagaAATACTGTTCTGTTAGGCTCCTTGGATCCTCCAGGGAGATCAGAGCCCACAAATCTCTCTTAAGGAGACGGCTGTCTTGGCAAGACAACAAGTGGGTGATGATTCATAAG GATTCTGGAGTACAAAATGGTGCAATGCTAAGCAGTCTGTCAAGAGGAGGAAAGTCCAGTTACCACTTGCCTCAGTCATGTGTGGAGATAGATAATTCTGCTGGAAAGAGCCTTTCTCCTATTGAAAATTATGATTTTCCTGAGAAAGCTAGACGATTCCTCTCAAGAGAAACAAAGAAAAGgccatttgatatatattttcctGCTGAGAAGTGCAATGATGTTAGAAGAAAGACAAGGGCAACCGAAAAAAATGGGATGGATCAAAGAATATCTACCGAGCACCCAATACATTGTCTGGAAAAG GGTCAAAGTTGGAGGCTTCTAAGCTTTGCTTCCTTATGTCTCTGA
- the LOC135616874 gene encoding protein OVEREXPRESSOR OF CATIONIC PEROXIDASE 3-like has protein sequence MAASASTPAMALGVSSAALRCRTTSRLPLLVGASEQLPSSAAPPRPRRSFQSLVAFSRRRKSSSGLAKTKEGPPRRKSTEQNSDWAGDDIDEDAFEALFSQLEEDLKNDNLLSDDVDDDISEEDLARLELELEEALEIEDNDDISGISPSSGHLGSDEDDEYEDRRPKLKNWQMRRLARALKIGRRKTSIKSLAAELGLERAFVLELLRDPPPNLLLMSASLPDEIKQTSEPSTESLMGDTTHTPEPESKLLESPPAIATDDVQSKPAKELPVHVMRTRWLAQKRLKKVHIETLERVYSRTKRPTNAMISSIVHVTNLPWKRVLKWFEEKRLEDGIPDHRAPYRRSSPGTISAG, from the exons ATGGCGGCATCCGCTTCGACGCCCGCCATGGCCTTAGGGGTCTCGTCGGCGGCCCTCCGATGCAGAACGACGAGCAGGCTGCCTCTCCTGGTTGGCGCCTCGGAGCAGCTCCCCTCATCGGCGGCACCTCCGCGCCCGCGCCGCTCCTTCCAATCCCTCGTCGCCTTCTCTCGGCGCAGGAAGAGCAGCTCGGGGCTCGCCAAAACTAAGGAAGGTCCTCCCAGGCGTAAG TCGACAGAGCAAAATAGTGATTGGGCTGGAGATGATATTGATGAAGATGCTTTTGAGGCACTTTTCAGCCAACTGGAGGAAGATTTGAAAAATGATAACCTTCTGagtgatgatgttgatgatgacatAAGTGAAGAAGATTTGGCTAGGCTAGAACTAGAGTTAGAGGAAGCACTAGAGATTGAAGATAATGATGATATTTCTGGAATTTCACCAAGTTCTGGTCATTTGGGCAGTGATGAGGATGATGAATATGAAGACAGAAGACCAAAGCTTAAGAATTGGCAGATGCGGAGACTGGCTCGTGCTTTAAAGATTGGTAGGCGTAAAACTAGC ATTAAAAGTCTTGCTGCAGAACTTGGGCTAGAAAGGGCTTTTGTCCTCGAATTGCTTCGTGATCCACCTCCAAATCTTTTGCTTATGTCTGCTTCCTTACCTGATGAAATCAAACAGACAAGTGAACCTTCAACCGAGTCCTTAATGGGTGACACCACACATACACCTGAACCAGAAAGCAAGCTGTTGGAATCTCCTCCTGCTATAGCGACGGATGATGTACAAAGCAAGCCCGCTAAAGAACTTCCTGTTCACGTAATGCGAACAAGGTGGTTGGCACAGAAGAGACTGAAGAAAGTGCATATCGAAACATTAGAAAGAGTTTACTCGCGAACAAAACGTCCGACT AATGCAATGATCAGCAGTATAGTACATGTAACAAATCTTCCATGGAAGAGAGTGCTGAAGTGGTTTGAAGAGAAGCGACTCGAGGATGGAATTCCTGATCATCGTGCTCCATATCGGCGGTCTTCGCCTGGGACCATCTCCGCTGGTTGA
- the LOC103990295 gene encoding BIIDXI-like protein At5g11420: MLRLLPSFLLLCVACQLAAAFTDGLLPNGNFEQGPKPWQLKGTKVAGRDAIPRWQITGFVEYIQWGQKQGDMLLVVPEGSYAVRLGNDASIKQSVKVTKGVRYSLTFSAARTCAQEERLNVSASPESGVLPMQTMYSSNGWDSYAWAWLAKSDEVEVVIHNTGVSEDPACGPLIDSVAIKQLFPPRRTNTNLLKNGDFEEGPYILPNTTWGVLIPPQIEDDHSPLPGWMVESLKAVKYLDAEHFSVPRGRRAVELLAGKESAIAQVVRTVPGRRYALSFAVGDASNACEGSLLVEAFAGEHTIKVPYESKGRGGSKRAVLQFTATTARTRVVFWSSYYNTRSDDLSSLCGPVLDDVALVSVRYPKHA; the protein is encoded by the exons ATGCTGCGTTTGCTTCCTTCATTCTTGCTTCTCTGTGTTGCTTGTCAACTGGCGGCTGCCTTCACGGATG GCTTGCTGCCGAATGGGAACTTTGAGCAGGGGCCGAAGCCGTGGCAGCTTAAGGGCACGAAGGTGGCGGGCCGCGACGCCATCCCCCGGTGGCAGATCACGGGCTTCGTGGAGTACATCCAATGGGGGCAGAAGCAAGGGGACATGCTGCTGGTCGTGCCCGAGGGCTCCTACGCCGTCCGCCTTGGCAACGACGCCTCCATCAAGCAGAGTGTGAAGGTCACCAAAGGCGTGCGCTACTCGCTGACGTTCAGCGCCGCGCGGACGTGCGCGCAGGAGGAGCGGCTCAACGTCTCGGCGTCGCCCGAGTCGGGCGTGCTCCCCATGCAGACCATGTACAGCAGCAACGGGTGGGATTCCTACGCCTGGGCGTGGCTGGCCAAGTCCGACGAGGTGGAGGTGGTGATCCACAACACCGGCGTCTCCGAGGACCCCGCCTGTGGCCCTCTCATCGACTCCGTCGCCATCAAGCAGCTCTTCCCTCCCCGGAGGACCAACA CGAACCTTTTGAAGAACGGAGACTTCGAGGAAGGGCCATACATCCTCCCCAACACCACCTGGGGCGTCCTCATCCCTCCCCAGATCGAGGACGACCACTCTCCCCTCCCCGGGTGGATGGTGGAGTCCCTCAAGGCCGTCAAGTACCTGGACGCCGAGCACTTCTCCGTTCCGCGCGGCCGCCGCGCCGTGGAGCTCCTCGCGGGCAAGGAGTCCGCCATCGCGCAGGTCGTCCGCACCGTCCCCGGCCGCCGGTACGCCCTCTCCTTCGCGGTGGGCGACGCTAGCAACGCCTGTGAGGGGTCGCTGCTCGTCGAGGCCTTCGCGGGCGAGCACACCATCAAGGTGCCCTACGAGTCGAAGGGGCGGGGCGGGTCCAAGCGCGCGGTGCTCCAGTTCACGGCCACCACCGCGCGCACGCGCGTCGTCTTCTGGAGCTCCTACTACAACACCCGGAGCGACGACCTCAGCTCGCTCTGCGGTCCCGTGCTCGACGACGTCGCGCTGGTTAGCGTCCGCTACCCGAAGCACGCGTGA
- the LOC135616875 gene encoding monothiol glutaredoxin-S4, mitochondrial-like isoform X2: MARLLSSMVLRAMTSSSNSTKVAFGSSYLKQMKYSTRGSADSGVNADLPTNSFASSGTYPTRITSDPDTHEDFQPTNKNIGISILDIVQQDVKENPVMIYMKGLPDAPRCGFSALAVKVLQQYGVPIRARDILGDLKLKESVKAYTNWPTFPQVFIKGEFVGGSDIVLNMHQKGELKDLLADITHNGNQGRE, translated from the exons ATGGCAAGATTACTGTCAAGCATGGTCCTAAGGGCCATGACCAGTTCCTCTAACAGCACAAAG GTTGCATTTGGTTCATCCTATCTGAAACAGATGAAGTACTCAACCAGGGGAAGTGCTGATTCTGGTGTAAATGCAGATCTTCCCACCAACAGTTTTGCGTCTTCTGGCACATACCCAACAAGGATAACCAGTGATCCTGATACACACGAAGACTTTCAGCCAACAAACAAAAATATTGGCATCTCTATACTAGATATTGTGCAGCAG GATGTCAAGGAAAATCCAGTCATGATTTATATGAAGGGTCTGCCAGATGCCCCTCGCTGTGGATTCAGTGCATTGGCTGTGAAGGTCCTACAACAATATG GTGTCCCTATCAGGGCGAGAGATATTTTGGGAGATCTTAAGCTTAAAGAAAGTGTAAAAGCTTATAC CAATTGGCCAACATTTCCCCAAGTATTTATCAAAGGAGAGTTTGTAGGAGGATCTGACATTGTTCTTAATATGCATCAG AAAGGCGAACTCAAGGATTTGCTGGCAGACATCACTCATAATGGCAACCAAGGCAGGGAGTGA
- the LOC103990291 gene encoding caffeoylshikimate esterase yields the protein MGSDAPPPSLPPPTKYFWGDEPGEDEYYASQGVRNRQSYFQSPHGRLFTQSFHPIDPATRADRPVKALVFMSHGYGSDTGWLFQKIAIAYANWGYAVYCADLLGHGRSDGIRCYLGDMEAVAGASLSFFVSVRRESPGLPAFLFGESMGGAATLLMYLRSDPGTWTGLIFSAPLFVIPDDMKPSRLHLFLYGLLFGLADTWAAMPDNKMVGKAIKDPDRLRVIASNPRRYTGRPRVGTMRELARLCDYFKTQFRGVTAPFLTVHGTEDGVTSPEGSKTFYEMASSADKKLIMYEGMYHSLIQGEPEENSSRVLADMRAWIDERVERYAGAAMN from the coding sequence ATGGGCTCCGACGCGCCGCCTCCGTCACTCCCCCCGCCGACGAAGTACTTCTGGGGCGACGAGCCCGGAGAGGACGAGTACTACGCGTCGCAGGGCGTCCGCAACCGGCAATCCTACTTCCAGAGCCCCCACGGCCGTCTCTTTACCCAATCCTTCCACCCCATCGACCCCGCCACCAGGGCCGACCGCCCCGTCAAGGCTCTCGTCTTCATGAGCCACGGCTACGGCTCGGACACCGGCTGGCTCTTCCAGAAGATCGCCATCGCCTACGCCAACTGGGGCTACGCCGTTTACTGCGCCGACCTCCTTGGCCACGGCCGCTCCGACGGCATCCGCTGCTACCTCGGCGACATGGAGGCCGTCGCGGGCGCATCCTTGTCCTTCTTCGTCTCGGTGCGCCGGGAGTCGCCCGGCCTGCCGGCCTTCCTCTTCGGCGAGTCCATGGGCGGCGCCGCCACCCTCCTGATGTACCTCCGCTCCGACCCGGGCACCTGGACGGGACTCATCTTCTCCGCCCCGCTCTTCGTCATCCCGGACGACATGAAACCGTCCCGCCTCCACCTCTTCCTCTACGGCCTCCTCTTCGGGCTGGCCGACACCTGGGCGGCCATGCCGGACAACAAGATGGTGGGCAAGGCCATCAAGGACCCGGACCGACTCCGGGTCATCGCCTCCAACCCGCGGCGCTACACGGGGCGCCCCCGGGTGGGCACCATGAGGGAGCTCGCCCGCCTCTGCGACTACTTCAAGACCCAATTCCGCGGGGTCACGGCGCCCTTCCTGACGGTGCACGGCACCGAAGACGGGGTCACCTCGCCGGAGGGGTCGAAGACGTTCTACGAGATGGCATCGAGCGCGGACAAGAAGCTGATCATGTACGAGGGGATGTACCACTCGCTGATCCAGGGGGAGCCGGAGGAGAACAGCAGCCGGGTCCTGGCGGACATGAGGGCATGGATCGACGAGCGCGTCGAGCGGTACGCAGGCGCGGCGATGAATTGA
- the LOC103990296 gene encoding uncharacterized protein LOC103990296 isoform X1 yields MRFKKGNKVEVWSPREVPSGSWRSADIISGNGHYYTVRYDGYPMDGSVAVDRVPRKAIRPCPPPAGTLEDSTSGDVVEVFDNNSWKLAEILVVVDKKYCSVRLLGSSREIRAHKSLLRRRLSWQDNKWVMIHKDSGVQNGAMLSSLSRGGKSSYHLPQSCVEIDNSAGKSLSPIENYDFPEKARRFLSRETKKRPFDIYFPAEKCNDVRRKTRATEKNGMDQRISTEHPIHCLEKVDAVASKGRVMGEKCMHTCLNNRTIVSSKIESGRGRPSSDKQKCLVRSAEFNDAESTSSSVGSCSVGSSPCRLPWHHETYPSKELYNHYDHAETSCGVERELSLSRKDELQAEIHQLELNAYRSSLIALHALGPISWEREALMTNLRLMLNISNDEHLMELRNLMHSEMTTTTS; encoded by the exons ATGAGATTCAAGAAGGGGAACAAGGTGGAGGTTTGGAGCCCGAGGGAGGTTCCGTCAGGCTCATGGCGGAGTGCCGACATCATCTCGGGCAATGGGCATTATTATACTGTGAGATATGATGGGTATCCGATGGACGGCAGTGTGGCAGTGGACAGAGTGCCAAGGAAAGCTATCAGACCCTGCCCTCCACCTGCCGGAACCCTGGAGGATTCAACATCTGGTGATGTTGTTGAAGTTTTCGACAACAATTCATGGAAGCTCGCTGAGatattggtagttgttgataagaAATACTGTTCTGTTAGGCTCCTTGGATCCTCCAGGGAGATCAGAGCCCACAAATCTCTCTTAAGGAGACGGCTGTCTTGGCAAGACAACAAGTGGGTGATGATTCATAAG GATTCTGGAGTACAAAATGGTGCAATGCTAAGCAGTCTGTCAAGAGGAGGAAAGTCCAGTTACCACTTGCCTCAGTCATGTGTGGAGATAGATAATTCTGCTGGAAAGAGCCTTTCTCCTATTGAAAATTATGATTTTCCTGAGAAAGCTAGACGATTCCTCTCAAGAGAAACAAAGAAAAGgccatttgatatatattttcctGCTGAGAAGTGCAATGATGTTAGAAGAAAGACAAGGGCAACCGAAAAAAATGGGATGGATCAAAGAATATCTACCGAGCACCCAATACATTGTCTGGAAAAGGTAGATGCTGTTGCTTCCAAAGGAAGAGTGATGGGTGAAAAATGCATGCATACTTGCTTAAACAACAGAACAATTGTTTCCTCTAAAATTGAGTCGGGAAGGGGAAGACCAAGTTCAGATAAGCAAAAATGTCTTGTAAGGAGTGCAGAATTTAATGATGCTGAAAGTACTTCATCCTCTGTTggtagttgtagtgtcggcagcaGTCCATGTAGGTTACCTTGGCACCATGAAAcctatccttccaaagaattgtATAaccattatgatcatgctgaaacTTCTTGTGGTGTGGAAAGAGAATTATCTCTTTCTAGAAAGGATGAGTTACAAGCAGAAATTCATCAGCTAGAGTTGAACGCATATCGGTCCAGTCTGATAGCTTTACATGCTTTGGGCCCTATAAGTTGGGAACGGGAAGCATTGATGACAAATTTGCGTCTTATGCTAAACATATCAAATGATGAACACTTAATGGAGCTAAGGAATTTGATGCATTCTGAAATGACCACCACAACGTCATAG
- the LOC135616878 gene encoding uncharacterized protein LOC135616878, translating into MASGLVLTSIRPAVIRASAAEGRGRRKGPAKSVAGGGGGNNWWVPLFGWSAEPDYIDGAGAGAGPAEDSPKKGATASAGEEERRRPAGRRFAAFTEEKARELRMRSMETEAFHDVMYHSAIASRLASDLPRRPLSADN; encoded by the coding sequence ATGGCTTCCGGTTTAGTCCTCACCTCGATCCGGCCGGCCGTGATCCGGGCGAGCGCGGCCGAAGGCCGCGGGAGGCGGAAGGGCCCGGCGAAGTCCGTTGCCGGCGGTGGGGGGGGCAACAACTGGTGGGTCCCGCTTTTCGGCTGGTCGGCGGAGCCGGACTACATCGACGGCGCCGGAGCGGGAGCAGGGCCCGCGGAGGATTCCCCCAAGAAAGGGGCGACGGCGTCGGCGggggaagaggagaggaggcggCCGGCGGGGCGAAGGTTCGCGGCGTTCACGGAGGAGAAGGCAAGGGAGCTGCGGATGCGGAGCATGGAGACGGAGGCCTTCCACGACGTGATGTACCACTCCGCCATTGCCTCCCGCCTCGCCTCCGACCTCCCCCGACGTCCCCTCTCTGCCGACAACTGA
- the LOC135616877 gene encoding 3-ketoacyl-CoA synthase 11-like: MAETEQRANAALLQSSSSRLPDFKQSVKLKYVKLGYHYLITHGMYLFFSPLIAVLLAQLSTFSIKDLHDLWDHLRFNLISAVLCSTLLVFLSTVYFLTRRRPVYLVNFACYKPEDPRKCTRQIFMDRSTLTGSFTEENLAFQRKILERSGLGESTYLPEAVLNVPPNPCMAEARKEARTVMFGAIDELLTKTNVKPKDIGILIVNCSLFNPTPSLSAMVVNHYKLRGNIVSYNLGGMGCSAGLLSIDLAKDLLQVYPNSYALVVSMENITLNWYFGNNRSMLVSNCLFRMGGAAILLSNKRSDRRRSKYQLVHTVRTHKGADDKCFSCVTQEEDENGKIGVSLSKDLMAVAGDALKTNITTLGPLVLPMSEQLIFLATLVAKKVFKMKIRPYIPDFKLAFEHFCIHAGGRAVLDEIEKNLQLSDWHMEPSRMTLYRFGNTSSSSLWYELAYSEGKGRIKKKDRIWQIAFGSGFKCNSAVWKSLKSINPANEKNPWMDEINNFPVAVPKVSAL; this comes from the coding sequence ATGGCCGAGACTGAACAAAGAGCGAATGCCGCTCTGCTGCAATCATCATCCTCCCGGCTCCCTGATTTCAAGCAATCCGTCAAGCTCAAATATGTCAAGCTTGGTTATCACTACCTCATCACCCATGGGATGTATCTGTTCTTCTCGCCTCTCATTGCCGTCCTCTTGGCGCAGCTTTCCACCTTCTCCATCAAGGACCTCCATGACCTCTGGGACCATCTCCGTTTCAACCTCATCTCTGCGGTACTCTGCTCCACGCTTCTTGTCTTCCTCTCCACCGTCTACTTCCTCACGCGCCGCAGGCCAGTTTATCTGGTCAACTTCGCATGCTATAAGCCCGAGGATCCCCGGAAATGTACTAGGCAAATCTTCATGGACCGGTCTACATTAACGGGGTCGTTCACGGAAGAGAACCTCGCATTCCAGCGTAAGATCCTTGAAAGGTCCGGTCTTGGTGAATCCACCTACCTCCCCGAGGCGGTCCTCAACGTTCCTCCGAATCCCTGCATGGCTGAGGCCAGGAAGGAAGCCAGAACTGTTATGTTTGGAGCCATCGATGAGCTTTTGACAAAGACTAATGTGAAACCCAAGGACATCGGTATCTTGATTGTGAATTGTAGCTTGTTCAACCCGACGCCTTCTCTCTCTGCCATGGTTGTTAACCATTACAAGCTTCGAGGAAACATTGTCAGCTATAATCTGGGTGGAATGGGGTGCAGTGCAGGTCTTCTCTCGATTGATCTTGCCAAGGATCTTCTTCAGGTCTATCCCAATTCCTATGCCTTGGTCGTCAGCATGGAGAACATCACCTTGAACTGGTACTTTGGCAACAACCGCTCCATGCTTGTCTCCAACTGCTTGTTCCGTATGGGTGGTGCTGCAATCCTTCTATCCAACAAGAGATCTGATCGCAGGCGCTCAAAGTACCAGCTCGTGCACACTGTTCGCACTCATAAAGGTGCTGATGATAAGTGCTTCAGCTGTGTCACCCAAGAAGAGGATGAGAACGGCAAGATCGGTGTCTCTCTTTCTAAAGATCTCATGGCAGTCGCCGGCGATGCCCTGAAGACCAACATCACTACGCTTGGCCCACTGGTGTTGCCCATGTCCGAACAACTCATCTTTTTGGCTACATTGGTAGCGAAGAAAGTCTTCAAAATGAAGATCAGGCCTTACATTCCCGACTTCAAGTTGGCCTTTGAGCATTTCTGCATTCATGCCGGAGGAAGGGCAGTGTTGGATGAAATAGAGAAGAACCTGCAACTCTCCGATTGGCATATGGAGCCGTCGAGGATGACACTCTATAGGTTTGGAAACACTTCGAGCAGCTCTCTCTGGTATGAATTGGCATATTCAGAAGGCAAAGGAAGGATTAAAAAGAAGGACAGAATTTGGCAAATAGCATTCGGGTCGGGGTTCAAGTGCAACAGTGCTGTCTGGAAGTCTCTGAAATCCATCAATCCCGCAAATGAGAAGAACCCATGGATGGATGAAATTAACAACTTCCCAGTTGCGGTTCCGAAGGTGTCAGCACTTTGA